The window ATCCCAACATCAAGGAAACCCCTTATGATCATTCCAATGGCTTCTTCTTCGGTAAGCCCTCTTGCCATCAGGTACTCTACCTGATCTTTAGCAATTTTCCCCACGGCTGCCTCATGAGTAAGCTCGATATCGTCTACATTTGCCTCAAGGATAGGGATTGCTAGCTGACTGCCTTTGTCTGTAAGGACAAGCCCTTTGCATTCCAGATGCCCTTTTGCACCCTTTGCATTGCCTATCATTTCTCCTCGAGCAACTAATCTCCCACCGATTGTAATTGTCCTCGATATCAGTTCTGCTCTCGTATCCGGGGCGTTGAAAATCGCCCTGCTTCCAAGGTCAAGTACGGAGCCTGGGTGGGCAATTGCTATAGTATTGAGCCTTGTAACTGCTCCCTTTCCTTCTAGCCTGACAGTCGGGTAGGTCTGTACGGAGCGCACCGGTTTCAGGCAAATGTAATTGCTCACGTAAGTCCCGCCTTCATCTACCTGCACAACTGTCCTCGGACGGACTCCTATTTGTTCAGCCCAGTTGTGGATCATTGTGAAATTAAGGGTGGCGCCTTTTTTCACATAAATCTCGGATATTCCAAGGTGCAGACCTTCTTCAACTCCCTTTTTGGCGGTACAGCCTGTGATAATGTCGAGACTTGCTCCTTCCTCGACGATTATAATATTATGCACTGTCTGGGATACCTTTTTGCTGTCCAGCATAAGGCAGGTCTGCACAGGCATGGAGGACTTCTTTCCCGCAGGCGCACGGATAAAGTAACCGTCCGCATTTTCAAGGTAGGTTTTTGCCGTGTATTTGTCAGTATCCACCTGCACGAGGTTCCAGGAGTAATCTTTGAGCCATTCATACTTTTCAAGGGCTTCATGCGTGGACATCAGTTCCACGTTATCATCTTTATGAGAAGAGTGTGAGACCGCATTATCCAGTACCAGAAAACTACCGGATCTGCCTTCTTCATTTGGGATTATCCCTACCCTAAGCAGGGTTTTTTTGCTTTCCTCATCAAGAGTTTGAAGATCTTTAACAGGCTTGCTAACCTTAGAGCCCTCCTCATATTTTGCCAGTTCAAAATCCTCTCCGTAAGTCGCTTTTTTTTCAGCTGCGCTCTCGGCTCTCTTTTTCAGGCTCACTTCATCAGTCTGCATGTTATACACTCCTGGTACCCTTTATTTTTGATTTCTTCCAGCATTTTAAGGGGATTTCCTGAACACATCACTGTTCCATTACACAGAATATATCCTCTGTCTGCCTGCACATAATCCAGAACCCGGCCTGTATGGGTAATGATAAGGGCAGATTTTCCCTTTTTGCATCTCTCACCCGGGCAGTTCAGACCTTCTTCGAGAAGTCCTTTTATTGTCATCCCGACCTGTTCGATGCTTACAAGATCCACTCCGGACTCTGGCTCGTCCAGAAGGTAGAGGCTCGGATTCTGGGCTGCAAGCTGCAGAAGCTCAGAGCGTTTGATCTCTCCGCCTGAAAAACCCACATTTACATCCCTGTCCAGAAAGCGCCTCATGTCAAGGTTTTCTGCAAGGGTTTCGGGGTCCTTTTTTCCTTTCGATGCTACTTTTACAAGATCCCTCAATTTAATTCCGGACATATCCGGCGGACGCTGCATCATAATACCCAGCCCGCGGCGAGCTCTTTCATCTACTGGAAGATTGGTAATATCTTCTCCATTGAACAGTATATTGCCTTTCACAATACTGTACTCGCTAAAGCCCATGATTGTCCTCATAAGGGCGGACTTTCCGGCTCCATTTGGTCCGAAAAGCACATTTGTATACCCTTTTTCAACCTCGAGGTTCACGTCATGAAGCAAAGTTTTTCCGTTGACCTCTACAGTCAGGTCTTCTATTTTCAGCATCGATGTTTCTCCCTTAATCTCATTTTAGATACGGTTTTCCCCTTTTATTTCCCCGTATCTCGAGAAGTAGCCGTTAGAAGTGCGTTTATTTAAATTGTATTTTGTATGGCAGAAATAACTCTAAAATCAGACTGTTATGGCATTCCTATCTGATTTCCAGTTATCTGCACTAATTCCTTTATTCTTGTTGGAGAACATTGTATTTCTAACCATACGTTCCCTCTCAGGGGATCCCCATATCTTTTTAAATTAAAGTGTTAAGTTTGGAATCCTGTAATCAAAGTTGCGCTGGCGCACCCCGCCGCAAGCAACGGGGTATGTTCGCGCCACCGCTCCAAATTCCGTTAAAGAAAACAATAACCATAAACACTTTAGTTTGAGCAGGAGTTAACAACCAAAAAATTGAATTGATAAATCATATTATTATTAACGGTTGCCGGGGAAGTTTTTCATCCCCGCAGCAAGCTAGCGGGGTATTCGACTGAAAATAAAGTGGAATTCCCATAGAAACTAAAACAAAAGCAATTCCTTAAGCAGAAATGGTTTTTTTGGAAAAAATTATTGTTTGGAAATAAATGGTTTTTTGAAAAGAGATTAATTGTTTAAAAACAAAATATTTTTTGAAAAAGAATTATGTTCTTTTTAAATTTACCGGAGTTCAAAAAGCACTCCAGCTCGAGTTTCCTTATATTTTGAGGGAAAAGCAACCTTTATTTTTTCCTTATGGACTGTACAGTGTCCTGCTGCTATCAGTTCCATCTCTTTAAGCCTCTCAAACCTCTCCCCATCATGCAGCCCTCCAATAATCCCTTTAATATTCCCATGGCAAAGAGCAGCATCCATTATTGCGTCAATTCCTGGATGAGCGCAGCCTGTAAGCACATAGGACCCGTTTTCTGTACTCAGAACAAGGGACTGTTCT is drawn from Methanosarcina lacustris Z-7289 and contains these coding sequences:
- a CDS encoding SufB/SufD family protein gives rise to the protein MQTDEVSLKKRAESAAEKKATYGEDFELAKYEEGSKVSKPVKDLQTLDEESKKTLLRVGIIPNEEGRSGSFLVLDNAVSHSSHKDDNVELMSTHEALEKYEWLKDYSWNLVQVDTDKYTAKTYLENADGYFIRAPAGKKSSMPVQTCLMLDSKKVSQTVHNIIIVEEGASLDIITGCTAKKGVEEGLHLGISEIYVKKGATLNFTMIHNWAEQIGVRPRTVVQVDEGGTYVSNYICLKPVRSVQTYPTVRLEGKGAVTRLNTIAIAHPGSVLDLGSRAIFNAPDTRAELISRTITIGGRLVARGEMIGNAKGAKGHLECKGLVLTDKGSQLAIPILEANVDDIELTHEAAVGKIAKDQVEYLMARGLTEEEAIGMIIRGFLDVGIKGIPEELKTEIENTITQTAFGT
- a CDS encoding ABC transporter ATP-binding protein; translated protein: MLKIEDLTVEVNGKTLLHDVNLEVEKGYTNVLFGPNGAGKSALMRTIMGFSEYSIVKGNILFNGEDITNLPVDERARRGLGIMMQRPPDMSGIKLRDLVKVASKGKKDPETLAENLDMRRFLDRDVNVGFSGGEIKRSELLQLAAQNPSLYLLDEPESGVDLVSIEQVGMTIKGLLEEGLNCPGERCKKGKSALIITHTGRVLDYVQADRGYILCNGTVMCSGNPLKMLEEIKNKGYQECITCRLMK